In Rutidosis leptorrhynchoides isolate AG116_Rl617_1_P2 chromosome 2, CSIRO_AGI_Rlap_v1, whole genome shotgun sequence, one genomic interval encodes:
- the LOC139889233 gene encoding uncharacterized protein, protein MHHSTRSSNSELQYNPEIEKTAKKRRKEAKAKKQRAQIESSPPLLESLEPKFSYNLFIENSDSEEENMAAERTLWELATENVNQQPLCIKCPQLTVPYELKSGLIHLLPSFNGLVGEDPHKHLKEFHVVCSTQKPRDVTEEQIKLLAFPFSLAGKAKDWLYYLPSGTITTWDEMKKQFLEKFFPASRVATLRKDICGIQISGETLYEYWERFKQLVASCPQHQISEKLLIQYFYEGLLPSDRSIIDAASGGALVHKTPTQARTLISNMAVNSQQFRMRQDCATKNVNQVTSSYDQRLDNLTSLVEKLVAGNLQQVKACGICLNVGHATDMCPTLQDGLTEQINAIGGFPGAPQRKYDLYSNTYNPGWRDHPNLSYGNRQTTYQQQYQPQQTQFQPSSSQPSMSLEEIVKSLALNTQQFQQETGTSIQNLENQIGQLATSVNRLESQASNKLPSQTVTNPKQNVSAITLRSGKRLNPSDCELKKKLETEMK, encoded by the exons ATGCACCATTCGACACGTTCGAGCAACAGTGAACTTCAATACAATCCTGAAATTGAGAAAACCGCTAAAAAGCGCCGAAAAGAAGCTAAAGCTAAGAAGCAACGCGCTCAAATCGAATCATCACCGCCTTTGCTTGAATCTCTCGAGCCAAAATTTTCATATAACTTATTTATTGAGAATTCTGATTCGGAAGAAGAAAACATGGCAGCTGAAAGAACTTTGTGGGAATTAGCTACTGAGAATGTGAATCAACAACCACTTTGCATAAAATGTCCACAATTGACTGTTCCGTATGAACTAAAATCAGGCCTCATTCATTTACTGCCTTCTTTCAATGGTCTTGTTGGTGAAGATCCTCACAAACACCTTAAAGAATTTCACGTGGTCTGTTCAACTCAGAAGCCTAGAGATGTTACTGAAGAGCAAATCAAGTTACTGGCTTTTCCATTTTCTTTGGCGGGTAAAGCTAAGGACTGGTTATACTACTTACCTTCTGGAACTATAACCACATGGGATGAGATGAAGAAGCAGTTTCTTGAAAAGTTTTTCCCTGCCTCGCGAGTTGCAACTCTTAGGAAAGACATCTGTGGTATACAGATTAGTGGTGAAACCTTGTACGAGTATTGGGAGAGATTTAAACAGCTTGTTGCTAGTTGCCCTCAACACCAAATCAGCGAGAAACTTCTCATTCAATATTTCTATGAAGGTTTACTACCTTCTGATAGGAGTATAATTGATGCCGCAAGTGGAGGAGCTTTGGTGCATAAAACTCCTACTCAAGCAAGAACTTTGATCTCAAACATGGCTGTTAATTCACAACAGTTTAGAATGAGACAAGATTGTGCGACTAAAAATGTTAATCAGGTAACTTCGTCTTATGATCAACGTTTAGATAATCTCACATCTCTTGTGGAAAAATTGGTGGCGGGTAATTTGCAACAGGTTAAAGCGTGTGGTATTTGTTTAAATGTTGGTCACGCAACTGATATGTGCCCTACACTTCAAGATGGGTTAACTGAACAAATAAATGCTATTGGAGGATTTCCAGGTGCACCGCAAAGGAAGTATGATCTGTATTCGAATACTTACAATCCGGGGTGGAGAGATCATCCTAATTTAAGTTATGGGAATCGTCAAACTACTTATCAACAACAATACCAACCTCAACAAACTCAGTTTCAACCATCATCTTCACAACCAAGTATGTCTCTTGAAGAAATTGTTAAATCACTTGCTCTTAACACACAACAGTTTCAGCAGGAAACCGGGACCAGTATTCAGAACCTTGAAAACCAAATTGGTCAGTTAGCAACTTCTGTGAATCGATTAGAATCTCAAGCTTCCAATAAACTGCCTTCACAAACAGTCACAAACCCTAAACAGAACGTAAGTGCAATCACTTTGAGAAGTGGGAAGAGGCTGAATCCTTCTGATTGTGAGTTAAAGAAAAAGCTAGAAACTGAA ATGAAATAG